The Solanum lycopersicum chromosome 9, SLM_r2.1 genome window below encodes:
- the LOC101265070 gene encoding geraniol 8-hydroxylase-like → MDYYTLVFVSILVLANIIAKICSKGSKKLPPGPSPWPIIGNLQLLGAKPHISLANLAKNYGPIMSLKLGQITTIVISSSTIAKQVLKTQDQAFSSRFAPNALQAHNHYKFSVAWLPVCPQWRTLRRILNTNLLSSNKLDANQHLRSQKVKQLIDYCDKCSQQGEALDIGQVVFKTSLNLLSNTLFSKDLADPFSDSKVELKEVIWGIMAEVGKPNLVDFFPILEKIDLQGIRRRAIIHFGKLFKLFDDLINERLEEKKRPGFMEKSDVLEIFLNITEKNPQEIDHNHIKSMFMDLFGAGTDTTTSTLEWAMAELLKQPEIIKKAQVELAEIIGKGKLIEEADVFRLPYLQCIIKETLRLHPPVPLLVPRKVDQDVELCDYIIPKGSQVLVNVWAIGRDFTFWKDPLEFKPERFLNLDLDMRGQDFELIPFGAGRRICPGLPLALRMIPVMLGSLLNSFNWKLDAGIEPQELDMEEKFGITLAKAHPLRAIPSPL, encoded by the exons ATGGATTactatacacttgtgtttgtgtCAATTTTAGTGTTGGCTAATATCATAGCAAAAATATGTAGCAAAGGAAGCAAAAAACTTCCACCAGGTCCATCACCATGGCCAATTATTGGAAACCTTCAGTTGTTAGGTGCAAAACCTCATATATCACTAGCCAATCTTGCAAAAAATTATGGTCCAATTATGAGTTTAAAGTTAGGTCAAATAACAACAATAGTCATTTCCTCATCAACCATTGCAAAACAAGTCCTTAAAACTCAAGATCAAGCCTTTTCATCTAGATTTGCTCCTAATGCTCTTCAAGCGCACAACCATTACAAATTTTCTGTGGCATGGCTTCCTGTTTGTCCTCAATGGCGAACGCTTCGAAGAATATTGAACACTAACCTCTTATCTTCCAATAAGCTTGATGCAAATCAACATCTAAGGTCTCAAAAGGTGAAACAATTGATTGATTATTGTGACAAATGTAGTCAACAAGGTGAAGCTTTGGATATAGGTCAAGTTGTTTTCAAGACTAGTCTTAATTTGTTGTCAAACACACTTTTCTCCAAGGATTTGGCTGATCCTTTTTCAGATTCAAAGGTAGAGTTGAAGGAAGTTATATGGGGTATCATGGCTGAGGTAGGGAAGCCTAATTTAGTAGATTTTTTCCCCATACTTGAAAAAATTGATCTTCAAGGAATAAGACGTCGCGCTATCATTCATTTTGGTAAGTTGTTTAAActttttgatgatttgatcaacgaACGATTGGAGGAAAAGAAAAGACCAGGATTCATGGAAAAGAGCGATGTTCTtgaaatatttctcaatattacTGAAAAAAATCCTCAAGAGATTGATCATAATCACATCAAGTCCATGTTCATG GACCTATTTGGTGCGGGTACTGATACAACCACAAGCACATTGGAATGGGCAATGGCAGAATTGCTTAAACAACCTGAGATAATAAAAAAAGCTCAAGTTGAACTTGCTGAAATCATTGGGAAAGGAAAATTAATAGAAGAAGCTGATGTTTTTCGACTCCCTTACTTGCAATGCATTATCAAAGAAACATTAAGATTGCATCCACCGGTTCCGCTCTTAGTTCCGCGCAAAGTAGACCaagatgttgaattgtgtgaCTACATCATCCCAAAGGGCTCACAG GTACTAGTTAATGTGTGGGCGATTGGTCGAGATTTTACTTTTTGGAAGGATCCTTTAGAGTTTAAACCTGAGAGATTTTTGAATTTGGATCTGGACATGCGAGGACAAGATTTTGAGTTGATTCCATTTGGTGCTGGACGAAGAATATGCCCTGGGTTGCCACTAGCATTGAGGATGATTCCAGTAATGTTGGGCTCACTGTTGAATTCATTCAATTGGAAACTTGATGCAGGTATTGAGCCACAAGAATTAGACATGGAGGAGAAGTTTGGTATTACCTTAGCCAAAGCTCATCCTTTGCGAGCTATCCCCTCTCCTCTTTGA
- the LOC104649441 gene encoding LOW QUALITY PROTEIN: geraniol 8-hydroxylase (The sequence of the model RefSeq protein was modified relative to this genomic sequence to represent the inferred CDS: inserted 1 base in 1 codon) yields the protein MDYCTLVFGSIFSLIFLYILAKICSKGNKKLPPGPSPWPIIGNLHLLGTKSQVSLANLAKIYGPIMSLKLGQITTVVISSSTIAKQVLKIQDQAFSTYRFVPNAIQAHNYSKFSVAFLHVCPQWRTLRKILNKNIFSSKSLDANQHLRSQKVKEMIDYCEKCSEQGKVVDIGQVAFKTSLNLLSNTLFSKDLADPFSDSKVELKEVIKNIIDEMGNPNLVDFFPILEKFDLQGIKRRTTIHIGKLFKLFDGLINERLEEKRRFHSERSDVLEVFLSICEENPQEINHNHIKSVFLDLFLAGTDTTTSTMEWIMAEILKHPEIMKKVQIELEEIIGKGKSIEEDDISRLPYLQCTVKETLRLHPSAPFLLPHKVEQDVELCGYIVPKGSQVLVNVWEINRDSTFWEDPLVFKPERFWHSNLDVRGQDFELIPFGAGRRMCPALPLALRMIPVMLGSLLNSFNWKLEAGIRPEDLDMEEKFGLALVKXSSFAGYPISSLMVKNLRSPISN from the exons ATGGATTACTGTACACTTGTGTTTGgatcaattttttctttgatttttctttatattctaGCAAAAATATGTAGCAAAGGAAACAAAAAACTTCCACCAGGTCCATCACCATGGCCAATTATTGGAAATCTTCACTTGTTAGGTACAAAATCCCAGGTATCTCTAGCCAATCTTGCAAAAATTTATGGTCCAATTATGAGTTTAAAATTAGGACAAATAACAACAGTGGTTATTTCTTCATCAACCATTGCAAAACAAGTCCTCaaaattcaagatcaagctttTTCAACATATAGATTTGTTCCTAATGCCATTCAAGCACATAACTATAGCAAATTCTCTGTGGCATTTCTTCATGTTTGTCCTCAATGGCGAACGCTGCGCAAAATATTGAACAAAAATATCTTCTCTTCCAAAAGTCTTGATGCAAATCAACATCTAAGGTCTCAAAAAGTGAAAGAAATGATTGATTATTGTGAGAAATGTAGTGAACAAGGTAAAGTTGTGGATATAGGTCAAGTTGCTTTCAAGACTAGTCTTAATTTGTTGTCAAATACCCTTTTCTCCAAGGATTTGGCTGACCCTTTTTCAGATTCGAAGGTGGAGTTGAAGGAAGTTATAAAGAATATCATTGATGAGATGGGGAATCCTAACCTAGTGGATTTTTTCCCTATACTTGAAAAGTTTGATCTTCAAGGAATAAAGCGTCGTACAACCATTCATATTGGTAAATTGTTTAAGCTTTTTGATGGTTTGATCAACGAACGATTGGAGGAAAAGAGAAGGTTTCATAGTGAAAGAAGTGATGTTTTGGAAGTGTTTCTCAGTATTTGTGAAGAAAATCCTCAAGAAATCAATCATAATCACATCAAATCCGTATTTTTG GACCTATTTTTGGCGGGTACTGATACAACCACAAGCACAATGGAATGGATAATGGCAGAAATACTTAAACATCCTGAGATTATGAAGAAAGTTCAGATTGAACTTGAAGAAATTATTGGAAAAGGAAAATCaatagaagaagatgatattTCTCGACTTCCATACTTGCAGTGCACAGTTAAAGAAACATTAAGATTACATCCATCTGCTCCATTCTTACTACCACACAAAGTGGAGCAAGACGTTGAATTGTGTGGTTACATCGTTCCAAAGGGCTCACAG GTACTAGTCAATGTGTGGGAAATTAATAGAGATTCTACTTTTTGGGAGGATCCCTTAGTGTTTAAACCTGAGAGGTTTTGGCATTCAAATTTAGACGTGCGAGGACAAGATTTTGAACTGATCCCATTTGGTGCGGGTAGAAGAATGTGCCCTGCCTTGCCACTTGCATTGCGAATGATTCCAGTCATGTTGGGCTCACTCTTGAATTCCTTCAATTGGAAACTCGAGGCAGGCATTAGACCAGAAGACCTAGACATGGAGGAGAAATTTGGTTTGGCTTTAGTCA GCTCATCCTTTGCGGGCTATCCCATCTCCTCTTTGATGGTCAAAAATTTGAGATCACCAATTTCCaattaa